The genomic interval ctCTCTTAATAATTAAAGGATAATTTTGAAAAGGGAATATACATTATTGatacatttaattataaaattacttttcTTAATTATTCTACATTGATGAAAGAGATCTTATATTGATGGataaagataatatttattatctcatttCATAACTACATTATTGAcaaaacaattaataattaatgttgcATTTAAcagatgaaatattttttatttttagtctaaataaaatgataaataaactTGGAATAGAAGAAGTATTTTCAAAgttgtaaatatattatattatataataattaaaaatgttgtcatgttaaataaataaaaaaatctataaatgcgataaataaaaaataacagaGGGAGTATACTACaaggcaaatcgattgcttattaataacatcattatttattctctaaaaaaataaaagtaacatTTTTTATGGGTATTTTAACATACCCTTTGTTAATGAGTTTTGTACCAACTCCTAACCCATTAAGAAACTTtcagttaaaaataaatgaatacagCTAATGATTTTCTTTACATGTCTACAATAAGAATATAAAAGGGACGGAGTGATTAATACATGGTTTGAAAAATTAACCTAGTGCTATTAACgcataattaattaacttgtgGATTGAAACTAGTATGTCATAATCAAATTATCACGTGTGTATATACTATTATAAAGCATGAATTGTTTATAGCCTAAGGCATATATAGAGCATTAATAAGTCAATGTTGATGAATTttaaatgaaagaagaaaatcatGATAACTAGATCCTAATGATAATGTAAGATGTCAACTTAGATGAAGCATGCCTAATAGAAgcttattaattatattgaatTGGATTTGAAATTCACGGAGACATGtaattaagatttttgtttGTACTTGTACATACAGGCCTAACACATTTCAACTATGATATTGAAGTTGTTTGGCACAAATACTTGTATTAGAAAAAGGATTGTGACAAAATAATAAAGTGCTACACACATTAATTACCCCCTTCCAATATTCTTAACAGACACGGTTACATATATATAAGGAGAAGGATGGAtagagaatattttaaaattaaagcaagaaattaattaattaattaatgtgaaattcATTCAATTTAGATGAAAAGCCAATTCTTGTTGAACCGTCCGTAAAAGTTGATTCACAGCAGCCGCAATTTCATCCACAGTGTTCAGCTGACTCCCCTCCTCTACCTGCTCCAATCAATTCATacccaaaaatttaaatttaagaataTTATTAGGAATTGGTTATGTATTTATAAGTgagttaaaatttattaacttaGTTATGagcattaaatataataaataaaaaaactaacctTGACACTAAGTGAAAAAAGAACCATATCAGCCAGAGTGGTAACATTGAGGTGAAGAATAGTAAGCCTAAGAGTTTGTAAGCCAAGAACAATCTTCATAAGCTGTCCTGTTTGTTTCTTGGAAAGTATCTTGATGTTGGCATGAGTATCAACCATGGTGACTTCAATATCTGCCACTGCCCATTGTTTGTGTTGTTCCATAGTGAGTGTGTTACTCTGAGTTGCACCTGTTGTGTACTGAGGAAAAGTGAAGAATTCAGCAAAAGGTGTTCCATTTAAGCCtatttgtttggttttgttttGGCCCCCCATGGACTGTAAAAGCTGTTCTAATTCCTTCACAAAGTTTATTGCACCCCCAATTATTGATGCTTGGTCACCCTGTTTTTCAATCACAAAACATAATACTATATTGTATTGTCATTTTCACTTTACCAATTCAATTCATAACTCATCTCATGTCATGCTCTTTTTATTcaatacttttttattaataattaagacaagaaaaatattaacaatgatGATTGAAACTGACCCTTTGAACATAAGAAGAAGGCATCAATGATCGAAGCACATTCAAATAGTGATTCATTTGTTTTCGACGATTGCGTTCAACTGTAATGTGAGTCATCCTCTGGTTTTCAATTTCCTCCTTATTCTTTGTGTTCTTAGTACGACGTCGTTTTCTCCTTCCCACAGTAGCTTCCACGGTGGAAGAAAGAGTTTGATCAACAGTGCAAACTTCAGGAGAGGAAGAGTGTGAACAAGAAT from Cicer arietinum cultivar CDC Frontier isolate Library 1 chromosome 5, Cicar.CDCFrontier_v2.0, whole genome shotgun sequence carries:
- the LOC101495560 gene encoding transcription factor bHLH96 isoform X2; the protein is MALETVVFPQDPFTYNNYLYSLVGEAGEEQENVLLGIINNNNVGQNQNEHANWDSCSHSSSPEVCTVDQTLSSTVEATVGRRKRRRTKNTKNKEEIENQRMTHITVERNRRKQMNHYLNVLRSLMPSSYVQRYTTGATQSNTLTMEQHKQWAVADIEVTMVDTHANIKILSKKQTGQLMKIVLGLQTLRLTILHLNVTTLADMVLFSLSVKVEEGSQLNTVDEIAAAVNQLLRTVQQELAFHLN
- the LOC101495560 gene encoding transcription factor bHLH96 isoform X1, with product MALETVVFPQDPFTYNNYLYSLVGEAGEEQENVLLGIINNNNVGQNQNEHANWDSCSHSSSPEVCTVDQTLSSTVEATVGRRKRRRTKNTKNKEEIENQRMTHITVERNRRKQMNHYLNVLRSLMPSSYVQRGDQASIIGGAINFVKELEQLLQSMGGQNKTKQIGLNGTPFAEFFTFPQYTTGATQSNTLTMEQHKQWAVADIEVTMVDTHANIKILSKKQTGQLMKIVLGLQTLRLTILHLNVTTLADMVLFSLSVKVEEGSQLNTVDEIAAAVNQLLRTVQQELAFHLN